A genomic region of Pseudopipra pipra isolate bDixPip1 chromosome W, bDixPip1.hap1, whole genome shotgun sequence contains the following coding sequences:
- the LOC135404546 gene encoding LOW QUALITY PROTEIN: B-cell antigen receptor complex-associated protein alpha chain-like (The sequence of the model RefSeq protein was modified relative to this genomic sequence to represent the inferred CDS: inserted 2 bases in 2 codons), whose translation PAGSQCSQTPPEGCASCPTPSPPPPPEPPETPTPVTVTTGSPLSPSCSPTPPRGWLRVWGGPPSRERPVGTPLTLECHFRGPPDTALTWLQACPPGLGEVPRSCPWPQEVVATRGGRRMDRVVQEGGGSSTLTFPKLSHNDSGLFFCRVESGGETAQSCGTFVRVLEPVPAPFLALRESTKNRILTAQGXLLLLCSAGPGLLLLLRKRWANEQLLHPEKTTCEEENLYEGLNLDECSMYEDISRGXQPTYQDVGTLPGDSQLEKP comes from the exons CCCGCaggctcccagtgctcccagacCCCCCCCGAAGGCTGCGCCTCGTGCCCGACCCCATCCCCACCtccccccccagagccccccgaGACGCCGACCCCCGTGACCGTGACCACCGGGAGCCCCCTgagcccctcctgctccccgACCCCTCCCCGGGGGTGGCTCCGGGTGTGGGGGGGGCCCCCCTCCCGCGAGAGGCCCGTGGGGACCCCCCTGACCCTCGAGTGCCACTTCCGAGGCCCCCCCGACACCGCCCTGACCTGGCTCCAGGCGTGTCCCCCCGGGCTCGGGGAGGTCCCCCGGAGCTGCCCCTGGCCCCAGGAGGTGGTGGCCACCCGGGGGGGCCGCCGGATGGACCGGGTGGTgcaggaaggggggggaagcTCCACCCTGACCTTCCCCAAACTGTCCCACAACGACTCCGGGCTCTTCTTCTGCCGCGTGGAGTCCGGGGGGGAGACGGCCCAGAGCTGCGGCACCTTCGTCAGGGTCCTCG AGCCGGTTCCCGCCCCGTTCCTGGCGCTGAGGGAGAGCACCAAGAACCGGATCCTGACGGCGcagg tgctgctgctgctctgctcggccgggccggggctgctgctgctgctcagg AAGCGCTGGGCCAACGAGCAGCTGCTGCACCCCGAAAAAACCACATGCGAGGAAGAAAACCTCTACGAG GGGCTGAACCTGGACGAGTGTTCGATGTACGAGGACATTTCCCGGG TCCAACCCACCTACCAGGACGTGGGGACCCTCCCCGGCGACTCCCAGCTGGAAAAGCCCTGA
- the LOC135405375 gene encoding olfactory receptor 14J1-like produces the protein MSNSSSMPQFLLLAFADRRELQLLHFWLFLAISLAALLANGLILSAVACDHHLHTPMGFFLLNLSLTDLGCICTTVPKAMHNSLHNTTTISYMGCAAQLFFFYFFLSEEYFLLTIMCYDRYVAICKPLHYGTLLGSRACAHMAAAAWAAGFLHTLLHTASTFSLPLCQGNALGQFFCEIPHILKLSCSHSGYLREIGLIGVTVCLVFGCFIFIVFSYVQIFRAVLRIPSQQGRHKAFSTCLPHLAVVSLFLVTGAFSHLKPPSISSPSLDLALSVLYSVLPPALNPLIYSLRNQELKDALRKMMTGCFSRAITCLFSSAQQSLCNHLLAQPAF, from the coding sequence atgtccaacagcagctccatgccccagttcctcctgctggcattcgcagacaggcgggagctgcagctcctgcacttctggctcttcctggccatctccctggctgccctcctggccaacggcctcatcctcagcgccgtagcctgcgaccaccacctgcacacccccatgggcttcttcctgctcaacctctccctcacagacctgggctgcatctgcaccactgtccccaaagccatgcacaattccctccataacaccacaaccatctcctacatgggatgtgctgcacagctctttttcttttatttcttcctctcagaggagtatttcctcctcaccatcatgtgctacgaccgctacgttgccatctgcaaacccctgcactacgggaccctcctgggcagcagagcttgtgcccacatggcagcagctgcctgggctgctgggttTCTCCAtactctgctgcacacagccagtacattttccctgcccctgtgccagggcaatgccctgggccagttcttctgtgaaatcccacacatcctcaagctctcctgctcacactcaggctacctcagggaaattgggctcattggggttactgtctgtttagtgtttggttgtttcattttcattgttttctcctatgtgcagatcttcagggctgtgctgaggatcccctctcagcagggacggcacaaagccttttccacgtgcctccctcacctggccgtggtctccctgttcctcGTCACTGGCGCATTTTCCCACCTGAAACCCCCCTctatctcctccccatccctggacctggccctgtcagttctgtattCAGTATTACCTCCAGCACTGaatcccctcatctacagcctgaggaaccaggagctcaaggatgccctgagaaaaatgatgactggatgcttttcaagAGCAATAAcctgcctcttttcttctgcacaaCAGTCATTGTGTAACCATTTACTGGCCCAGCCTgctttctaa